The genomic interval TATTGATCTTTGTTTATGCGTTCACATTGCCCGGATTCAATACTGGAATAAATACATTACTCACTCCGGACTGGTCGGCACTTTTCAATATTAATGTTTGGCTTGCGGCATTTGGGCAAACTATATTCTCTTTAAGCATCGGTCAGGCCATGGTATATACATATGCAAGCTACCTGCCCAAAAATTCAAAGCTGGTTGACGAAGTATTGTTTGTAGTCATTGCAAACTCATTATATGAGATTTTCATAGCTTTCGGAGTATTTTCAATACTCGGATACATGTCATTAACATCATCAATACCTATGAATGAACTAATCAGTGAAGGCACTAGCCTAATATTTATCATATTTCCACAAATATTCAATGCAATGGGGCCAATTGGACATGTTATCGCCCCATTATTATTCATATCAATATTATTTGCTGGATTTACTTCTTCTTTTGCACTATTTGAACCTTTACTTTCATCATTGTGCGATAAATTTGGATGGAGCAGAAAAAAAGGAGTTACAATCCTTACAATGGTTGCATGCATAGGTACTGTCATTTATTCTACAGGAATCAGCAGCTATTTAGTGGAAATCGTGGACGAATTTGTAAATAATTTCGGAATATTGATTCTTATAGGCATCCAGGCAATAATATTCGGATGGTTTTATGGAGTTGAAAAGGTCATGCCTTCGCTTAATGAATTTTCAACCTTTAAAGTTGGAAAGACCTGGATTTTCACACTAAAATATTTATTGCCTGTTCTTTTAATTGGAATTTGGGTATTTGGACTCGTAAAATTATTCAATGATGCAAACTCACTTAAAATAACAGTTGATATAATTATCACAATTATTGTTGTTGGACTTTCAGTGCTATTTACTAAAAGGAACAGTAAAAACACATGATTTAAGAACAAAATTTATTACTCTAAAATGAAGCATTTAATCAAATGGATAAAATCGATGAAAACATTGACCTTGTCGCTAAAATTACTGCATCAATGGATTCTGATAAAAAAATTGAACTAATGGAGAAAACATATGGGGATTCTGAAAAGACCCCTGAAATGAAAATCCAATAGGTTAAACACAAAGTTAGTTGGGGAAGATATTTCTTTAAATTTTAATACCTCATTTATTAACTTAAATTTGATAATTAACATGTAAAACCTAAATCATATACTTCCCCTATAATAATCAGAATATGTTCTCTAATCTTAAAAATAAACTCACCGACGATAAAAGATTCTGATATTATTTTCAATATTGTTTATTTTTAATATCGCATTTTGTAACATTCATAACTAAGCTAGAAAGCAATATTCCTGACATTATTAAAACACTTCGGAAGTTTCCGTAATTCCTCCTTACTTTCAAAAAAATAGAAAAAATTTATAGCTATGAAGAATATACAAATTAATAGAATTCAAAATTTATGATATTTTTGGATTCTAAAATTTAATGCGATTTTTAGTCCTATGGTGTAATGGCAATCATACGAGTCTCTGGAACTTGTGACTCCGGTTCGACTCCGGATAGGACTACTTCCTTTATTTTTTTTTGGTGGAAATCTTTTTAGTAATGACTT from Methanobrevibacter sp. carries:
- a CDS encoding sodium-dependent transporter, which translates into the protein MNQNSQWGSVFTFILAMIGLTIGIGNIWRFSYVLYSNGGGSFFIPYVIAILVMGIPFLILEYGLGFSFKKSFSNLMHSIRPEFEIIAWMLVLFVFIVVIYYMIILGWDFAYFLNSFTFGWGNDPSSFFTSYVGGSSNLASAATIIFPTLICTLMLWIIFWVVSIRGVDKGIGRISTVLIPILFTIMILIFVYAFTLPGFNTGINTLLTPDWSALFNINVWLAAFGQTIFSLSIGQAMVYTYASYLPKNSKLVDEVLFVVIANSLYEIFIAFGVFSILGYMSLTSSIPMNELISEGTSLIFIIFPQIFNAMGPIGHVIAPLLFISILFAGFTSSFALFEPLLSSLCDKFGWSRKKGVTILTMVACIGTVIYSTGISSYLVEIVDEFVNNFGILILIGIQAIIFGWFYGVEKVMPSLNEFSTFKVGKTWIFTLKYLLPVLLIGIWVFGLVKLFNDANSLKITVDIIITIIVVGLSVLFTKRNSKNT